DNA sequence from the Primulina tabacum isolate GXHZ01 unplaced genomic scaffold, ASM2559414v2 Contig420, whole genome shotgun sequence genome:
GTGTTTTTGTTTCGTTGTAATTGGCCATTGACTTCAAAAGTTTACTCAAAAGATGATTTGATGTGGAAGATTCACGTTTTCAATATGTTTTTGAGTTGGTGAAAGGTGAGAGTTTGGTCAATAATCAGGAGTTTGATTTTTCTCCCAACATCTTCGGGCGAGCCTTAATCGATTTACTTGACTAACGTTGTTTGCAGATTATTGTGTTAGTCAAATAGTTTATCAAATGCGCATGTCTACAAGGACCGCGatttctcataaaaaaaaaatgataataattACTCTTCACGATTCACATTTGTTGACAAACATATAATGTCACATGCTATTTTGATTTTTAAGCTGTACTAATCTTATGCAAGATCCAACCACCTCGATTTATTTCAAGTTATAGTTTCACATATTCAGACATGAACTTCATAATTCCAAATACATTGCATAAAGGTCGAATTTTTCCTATTTTGATTGCATGTTCATCGTTATAATAAAATGGTCGATAGATTTTGACAAGGGTCGTGAAGTGGAAAAAATCGCCAAATTAATGTGGCTAAGGTCATCTCCAACCCAAAACTCTATTTTAAAGCAACTCTGTtttaaaatagtgcagtttctgTACCAAATACAATATTCATCTTCAACTCATCTACTTCAAATCTTACTCTAAAAAAGAATATTCTCGgaatattcttttttatttgatttatttaattttttcttattagttattatatttgtaatatttatgataatgatttacaTGATATGGTATTATTGATTTGTTTCTAATAGAATTCTTGTTTACCATATCTTATAGATTTCTTTATGGAAGATAAACTAGGAGAGATGAAAGCTATACATAAGAGGTGATCAACGTGAGGTGATAGAGGGCGAATAGAGAAGAGTGAGAGAGAGAGACGAAgaaaaattcagagagttttAGTGGAAGAGATTTTCGTGGAAGTTTTTCGTGGAGTGATTTTCGTGGAGTTTTCGTGGGAGTTTTCGTGGAGATTTTCGTGCTGCTTCTCCTCTCTCGGTTAATATTCACTCACGTGTGCACGTTCAGAATTCAGAGAAAACCTTTCAAGAGACGTGCTGTGAAGAGTGATAGAGTGTTGCTgtgaatgttgagaacatctgcGGACAACATCTGGGAAGAAGTTGGCCGAAGATTGCTTCTCGTGGATACTTTTGGcacgtttttgctttcttgttttagttttttctggtttttgttttagaaagcatttgttttctcaacttgttgagaaaattgattttattcttaatcactagtgataagtttttgtaaacgattgatttttctagtgattaatttttgccataaggcactgcacaagtatttatacttgtgcatatttaatcttgtccatctatttatttcaaatcaatttgtgTTATAAAAGTTAATTTTTCGCTGCATGtagatgttgtccgagatgttgtaacatctggcacaacatttaattctgataaaacacaaatttattatttgttaattctattctgatatttttattattttcgatatctgtcggacaaaataatcctaacaagtggtatcagagcctactcttgatatactaagtgctgattctggtttttattttgttttgacaGAAATATTTAATGGACACATCACTTGCAAACGGAGCACTTCGACCACCAGCTCCTAAACCTCCTGTCCAACAACAGTTTCGACCAAGGAATAAGAAAAACGCTGGTTGCAAGtgaatcctttaggtgttgccctAGGTGTTGCCACCCTGGCCGAAACATCTGCAAAAATCAGTATGTTTTAAATCCACAACTTCTGAAAATTCGAGTGGAGATGATGAATCAGAagctgatgatgaagagatgacTCTTGAGAGTGTTCAAAAGCTTTATGAAGAATTGTTCGAGGATTGGACCAAAGAAACAAGCTTAACTCCACTCTTGTAAAGAAAAACACTGATCTAAGAGCTGTGGTTGCCAAATTTGAAGTAATTCTGAGCAAAAAGGACTTAGAACTGGGAAAGACCaaagaagaacttcaaaaggcaactgaaactTTGTCAAAATTCAATTCAAGcacatccaagcttgaatccatacttttgatgggaagagatgacaagaaAGTCTTAGGCTTCAAGACAGTGTGTTTGAAATAGGTGAATCTTCCAAGTCTACTGTTTTTGTGAAAGGAAAAGCTGATACATCTccacaaccacaatccaagtcACCAATCAAAAGCTCTCCATCAAAAAGACAACTTGCTGCACCCATTCTAAGAAGAAACGCAGgtatgtatgtcattactgtTTAAGCCTGGTCATATCACGTCCTACTGTTTTAAATTCAGGGATGATCGCATGAATCAAAAGTCGAGCCAGATGTTGCCCCGAATGTTGTCCAACATTTCCCGTAACACCTCCAACCGCCGACCTACAGTAAGACAAATTTGGGTCCCAAAGGTAAAAAAACTCACTGCAAAGTTGTCTATACTTCGTTGAAAACTAATACTGCAGGTcattggtactttgatagtggaaaGCTCACGCCACATGATGTGGATCACGAGAATATCTCACCAATTATGTTGAGCAAAATGTGGTAGAGTGACAtatggagggggagctaaaggaaaaattgttggaaatggTACATTGAGTGTTGAAGGACTGccaaagctccacaatgtgcttcatgttgaaggattaattcaaatttgataagcataagccaattgtgtgatgataatttgctTGTCACGTTTGATAAACAtacttgtgaagtttttgatgaaactaacATGTGTAttatgacaggtacaaggtcttcGATAACTCTACCAAATAGGTGAGGAACTTTCATTGCAAACATGCACAAATCAAATGAACTCAACCTTTGGCATCAAAAACTCGGTCATGTAAAtttcaaaaccttgaagaatTTGAGTAAGTACGATGCTGTACGAGGTTGTCTAACCTATCATCTAGTACACCATATGTTTGTGGAGACTGTCAAAAGGGTAACAAACTCGTGGTCACATCATATGTTGCCCCACTTTGGGACAACAGGTTGCCTCGAATTGCTACCCAGGATCTTATGGGCCTGGGAAGTGAAAAGTtttggaggtaagaagtattcatttgtttgtgttgatgatttctcacagTTTTCATGGATAAGTTTCATTAGGGAGAAATCAGACAACTTTTCAATGTGTTTAAAAAATTGGTCACAAGGATTACAAACTTTCATAATTTGAAGGTGACAAGGATAAGGATTGACCATGGTAAGGAATTTGAAACTCCTTATTCTCATCTTTTTGTGACAAGAAAGGTatttcacatgaattttctgctCCAAAGAAACCACAACAAAATGGGATAGCCGAACGTAAGAATAGAACACTTCAAGAAATGACAAGGGTGATGTTGACTTCAAAGTGCATTTCAAAgcgtttttgggcagaagcCCTTAACACCgcatgtcatatttcaaatagGGTGTATTTGAGAAGTGTTTCGACTATGACATCGTATGAGATAATTATGGGAAAGAAGCCtaaccttaaatattttcatgtttttggttgtgTGTGCTATGTTTTGAATGATAGGGATCAACTTGCAAAATTTGATTCAAAGAGTGATAAGTATTTGTTTTGTGTGTGCTAATAGTCGAGCCTATCGCATGTTTAATTTAAGAACTAGgactattatggaatccattaatgttgtttttgatgacctTGCAGATCTCAAAAAGAAAACAGCTGAAGATGATGTGGATGAGTTTCTGGAAATTCCAATATCACTGGAAAATGCAGATGTTgccccagatgttgcaacatctgacACAACACCTGACACTGAAGTCACTGAAGCTGCGGACGAAACGAATAACGATGATGACGCAGTAGATGATGGACAAAATATTCTAAGTAAAATTCAGAAAAAccatccatcatctcaaataattggaaGTATGCATGAAGGTGTCCAAActcgaaagaaagaaaaaagtgGATTACCGAAAGATGGTTGGACTTATTTGCATGAGCTCCTTATACTCACAGATTAAGTGAATATCTACTGGAAATTGGCTTCaacgaggtgaggtagacaaaACTCTTTTATTAAGAAATCTAAAGGTGAGAGTCTTATTGTCAAGgttatgtttatgatttctcACAGTTTCATGGGTTAGTTTCATTAGAGAGAAATCGGATACTGTGATAATTCTAgtacaattgatatttcaaaaaatccagtaaaacactctcgaacaaaacacattgacattagaCATCACTTATTCGAGATTTAGTAGAAAAAGGATTGATTCGAATTGAATTTGTTGGTACAAATAACCAAATGgctgacatattcacaaaagcattagtttttgagagattctccaaccttaggaaatctctcagcatgtgttctgcCTAATCATACATagatgttgtctcagatgttacaacatctcggacaacacctAACATGCATGTGCATTCTAGGACTTAGACATACTGCATCTGCATGCATACTGTTATATGATGTGTTATCACTATGTTGCATAATCTTCTGGTGCACTTACAATTTCTTGTTCTATCTAAACTTAACACACTTGGATATGCTTAACAATCTGATTAAATCACAAAATAGTTGAAGGATGATCATGTACTCCATGACATTGTCTCATACGAAAAGTGACTTGAAAAGATTGAGTACAAAGAAAATCAATTATGCATATGCTCTGTATCAGAAGAAAGAtgggaaaaagctacctaaaagagtccaatgaagactgtgcttttagtgtgggagctacctctTCTGAATTTAATACAGAAGgcaaaaatagaagaaaatggaaaaagctacctagaggagtcctaaagaagaccgttcttctagtgtgggagctaccacttctattaTCAGAAAGTTGATAAGTCTCCAAGTGtgcagaaaaatcaaaattgttTTTCTGGAATTGTGCGTGTTGTCGgaagatgttgccaacatttgtGAAACACTTCATTTGTGAACATATCTCATATTTGctttcatgtttctatttctgttacattctgttattaggcataaataagtcatgcataaacataacattgtGAATATTGTTGTGTCAAGAGGACATGAGTATTTCGACAAAGAAAATTCGATGAAAATCCAGATTTTACTGAAAATTGAATATGTGTGATTTTTTATGGTTCGATGGTGTTAGATCGATGTGGGTTTTAATTCtggaaattattttgaaaagataTTGGACGCAATTATCTCGGTATTCTTGGAAGGTGATAACGGCTAAAAATATTtcccattaaattttttttccgtTAAGGATCTTAGGATTGTTTGAGTAAATCTTGATTTTGTTACCTTTGCATGCATACTTATTCTTTTGATTTACACTGTTTTCTCTTCACATTATTCACATAATTCCTTCTTCAAGATTTCGTGATATAGTCTATTACTATAATCTTGTTTCTGACTATCGTCTGGCTATGGAGGTAGAtgtccattctggacaaaaagggAGAGAAGACGTGACTCAAACTCAAGGGAGTGTGAATTGAAAGGATCAAATGATACCATCTATCTGATACATTTGCTTGATTTCGTTTTTTAATATTCTGCTTTGTCAAGGTTCTGCTTCCCTGATGTGTTTCTGTTTTGATTGCAGGTGTTGTCTCCGGTGTTGCCAACACAACGAACAACACCCGTACTAATTTGATTTTATTCAGGGGGAGAAAAATTCTCATATTAAGGGGGAGTTAACTGGAGTTCAACTGTGAAattgagtttgatttgattttgtccagaaaggcaaaaagggggagattgaagggaaatatttattcctaattttaattgatatatcttattgatttatttccctaatattatcttttctttgttgatatgatatttaatatttaattaggttttgcctttctagataattatgttaagatttaCTGTGATATGATTtcttccttgaatttattttcctaTTGATAAGATTATGTGGAATATTGGGTTTTACCTTTCTAGATATTATCTTTGTGATAAATATCTTCtagatataatatttatgataatgatttacaTGATATGGTATTATTGATTTGTTTCTAATAGAATTCTTGTTTACCATATCTTATAGATTTCTTTATGGAAGATAAACTCTAGGAGAGATGAAAGCTATACATAAGAGGTGATCAACGTGAGGTGATAGAGGGCGAATAGAGAGAAGAGTGGAAAGAGAGAGAGACGAAgaaaaattcagagagttttAGTGGAAGAGATTTTTCGTGGAAGAGATTTTTGTGGAGATAGTTTTTCGTGGAGGTGATTTTCGTGGGAGTTTTTCGTGGGAGATTTTCGTGCTGCTTCTCCTCTCTCGGTTAATATTCACTCACGTGTGCACGTTCAGGAATTCAGAGAAAACCTATTCAAGAGACGTGCTGTGAAGAGCGTGATAGAGTGTTGCTgtgaatgttgagaacatctgcGGACAACATCTGGGAAGAAGTTGGCCGAAGATTGCTTCTCGTGGATTTACCTTTTTGGATCAcgttttttgctttcttgtcTTAGTTTTATTCTGAttatttgttttagaaagcatttgttttctcaacttgttgagaaaattgattttattcttaatCACTAGTGATAAGTTTTTGTAAACGGTTTGGTTTTCTactgattaatttttgccataaggcactgcatacttgcatatttaatcttgtccatctatttatttcaaatcaatttatgttataaaagttaattttccgctgcatgtagatgttgtccgagatgttgtaacatctggcacaacatttaattctgataaaacacaaatttattattttttaattatattctgatatttttattattttcgatatctgtcggacaaaataatccaaaCGATAATACTAATAAGTCCTGATAGAGGAGAAACGAACGCTGCTCCGTTGAATCTTGCATTAATTGTGTGATAAAAAGAACAATGGCAAAGaatcaaaaacttgaaaaatgAAATAACGAAAACACTCAACAGTGTCAAGagctttttgtttttttacctATGTACAAAACTCGAAATCTTGCCACTTTCATTACTTTACCTCAGAATCATCGTCCGAATCACTTGAACTGCTCTTCGAGTTCTGTGACATAAAATTAGCAGGCAGTTTTGGGAACCTGAAAACTCGAGGAGATTCAGGTGACGATGGTCTAacaacagaaacagaagatGACAACGATGATGTTGctggtgatgatgatgatgacgtTGATGATACAGACTGCTTCTTCTGCGCGTTTCTTGCAATGTCAATACAAACTTGATCGACCATTCCAAGAAAATCTTTAACGATGGTGAAAAGTTGAAATGTGTTTGTCCCTCGATCCTTGGACGAGAAGCCCGGTTGATAATAATCTGTTGTCTTCTTCACAAGCTCTATGACGCTTGTCAGTTCATCTTTAACTATCTGTATCTCTAATTCTGCTGTATCAAGAAAACCTGTCATTTCTCGGGCAAATCCACCATGATTACCGCATTTCACTACTATTTTACGAGTCTCCACCACTTGTTTTGCTAATTCTGAGCTTGTTCTTAGCAGCAGATCGTAGTCTAAAGTGGCTGCCTTCTTAACGTTGGAGAATTCCCCACTTAGGCCACCAACAAGGGGCAAACCGAGCATCATGTATTCCCTTTCTCTATCATCTTTTGATAGGAACCTATCAGTGTTTTGATTCTCAGCGGCGTTTGTGGTCTGGTTATTTGTCCTGCTTAAACTACGGTTTTTGTTAAGCACAAAGCGTTTACCCTCTGCACGAACTACTTCCTGTACGACAAATTGGAGAAGGGTTGTTTTTCCATCAGAGCTTTTCACGTCAGATAATTTTGTTAAAGCGGTAAGGTTAAAAGCCTGTGCATTTCCTCTAGATGTTCCGGCATTTAACCGATTCCCGGCTTTGAGAACAGCTTCCAAAAGTTTCAAGAAAAGCCCTCGAGTTTTCATCTCCTTGCAAGCTGATTCTAGGGATTGCAACGACTCTTTCATATGTGCATACTCGGAATCGTAGTTGCACTTGAAAAGCAATGCCTTGAAACGAGTGAATGCGGATGGAACAGCTTTGAGTAGATGGTAGAGGAAGGATTCGGCATCAGCAAGTCTTGTGGGATCGCCATGAAATGCGAGGATTTGGGatatttcttcatcagttggaGCTATTTTTACAAGTTTTTCTATTGTGTCGTCGATTAGACCTCGTCCCTCGAGTAAACCGTTGATTAGATCTTGGCGTGTGATTCCAAGAGATTTGAGTACTATGGCTATGTTCTGAGATTTTCTCGCTTCTAGGATGAAGATCTGTTGGGGAGGACCTGATTTATCCCCGTTTCCTGTAATCGAGCTACCGTCTCCTCTTGGAGATTTTCGGTTCGTTGCAACGAATCCAAAGAGGGCTTCCATAAGATCACCATCAAACCTGA
Encoded proteins:
- the LOC142534201 gene encoding formin-like protein 4 is translated as MAAKCIILCPFILLIFASIPPSFSLSNSQNIQTHYPFSNPIPPPLGPTFRPPPAPTNEPPNVPPTTLIPPPQVISPTGKSSTKSAVGKAIGVTAASTLVLSGLLFFLLLRHSKRKRERDINPTTTTTNPTTNAMVLSVPRADDFSRFNGNLKGLIVDENGLDVLYWRNLEEGDKRTSFKNQQYRNLKDEHNGEEKRFANERVRKEEPLHEAPLLKGRSSTSENPLWGEKPSDQRMMKVPTVSSNVTFKDSDNHDSSVRVSNSLALPLAPPSRQPVLASEAVPKGKMAAPPPQPSMLTPPLPPPPRVPPLPPPPGAPSRQPQSILASGAVQKGKMPAPPPPPSQTSSNNGPAPPPPPPALKEMPGKHLSLAAEGSSSNGSGQVKLKPLHWDKVNPDVKHSMVWDKMDKGSFKFDGDLMEALFGFVATNRKSPRGDGSSITGNGDKSGPPQQIFILEARKSQNIAIVLKSLGITRQDLINGLLEGRGLIDDTIEKLVKIAPTDEEISQILAFHGDPTRLADAESFLYHLLKAVPSAFTRFKALLFKCNYDSEYAHMKESLQSLESACKEMKTRGLFLKLLEAVLKAGNRLNAGTSRGNAQAFNLTALTKLSDVKSSDGKTTLLQFVVQEVVRAEGKRFVLNKNRSLSRTNNQTTNAAENQNTDRFLSKDDREREYMMLGLPLVGGLSGEFSNVKKAATLDYDLLLRTSSELAKQVVETRKIVVKCGNHGGFAREMTGFLDTAELEIQIVKDELTSVIELVKKTTDYYQPGFSSKDRGTNTFQLFTIVKDFLGMVDQVCIDIARNAQKKQSVSSTSSSSSPATSSLSSSVSVVRPSSPESPRVFRFPKLPANFMSQNSKSSSSDSDDDSEVK